DNA from Athene noctua chromosome 24, bAthNoc1.hap1.1, whole genome shotgun sequence:
TCTGTTGGTCCTTCCTCTTTCAGAGTCTCTGTCCTGCCCTGGGCTTTGCTCTCCACCTCTTTGAGCTCTGTAACAGCCGGTTGCTCTGAGGATGCTGCAGACTTGCAGGCGGGTGCAGAAAGGTGACCAGGTTCTGGGGGCTTTGGCAGGGAGCTCTGCTCTTCCGAGGTGGCCTCCAGCAGCCTCTGGGAGAGGTCTCCGGTCCCAGCTGGTTGTGCTCCAGTCTGTAGCTGCGCAGCAGGCACAGAGGCAGGGTTTGCAATCTGAGTCACAAGGGAGATGCTCTCACTGCTCTCAGAGGGGCTCCCCTCTGCTGGGGCCAGCTCCGGGGGGAGAACGGCCCAGCTTTCCTCTGAGGGTCCCTTGTGAGCAGTGGGGTAGCTTCCCTCCAGGGCTGCGGGGGCAGattctttctctgctgcttctggaaaTTTCACGTTTGCACAAGGCAGGGGTGACATCCCCAAGAACTCCTCTGTAGGAAGGCAGAAGAGAAGCGAGAGATGTTTCAGCAAGCGCAGCAGCAGCTGACAGTGCAGCAGGGgttggctgcagctgggctgggagctcaGTCTATGGGAGCGAGGAGGAGGCACCACCCTCTCTAACCCAGACCTGCCAAGGTCTGCACCAGCCCTCCCGCAGAGCCCCAACCATCCAACCCACCTTCATCCTCCTCCCAGCCTGGCTCCTCTTGGTGAATGCTCTGCTCTGCGCGCTGCTTCAGAGCCTCCCTCCGGGCTTCATCCTACAGGGAATCCAGCATCAGCCACCACTCACGTCCCCAGTGCCTTTCTTCCcccccagcatttcagcatcaGTGACAAGGACAGAGACAAGGCAGCCCAGATCCCTGCTttacaaaaaaattatcttctgccTTTTCGGGGTGTGTTAGCGAGCTCCTTGGCTGGCGTGCCCACCCACTGGGGGAGACACCCACCTCCTGACCTACCTGCTCCAGGCGATGCACTTTATAGAAGTAGCGTTGCCAGAATTCAGAATGAGAAACAGCCACTGGGACCTGGAAGCGACAGGGGAAACACGATGAGTCACGTCACAGGGAGGGCTGTGGTGGCTGCCTTGTTCCCCTCATAACCTGCGTTTTCAGGTGTACAGACTTGCGACCAAGCCTGCACTGGCAGATGCTCAGACACACATCAGGTAGCCACAGAGGAACTTCTGTTCCTGGCCAGTGGCAAGCAAGCGAGCAATAAAATATGCTGCCAAATATCCCTGTGCCAGCTTACCATGCAACCACAGCCCTTTCTACCACCAACTGCAGGGTCCAAGCAGCTCAGGGCTTCCCTGCACCATACCCCAAGTCAGAAGTTGCTCACTACAGGAGCCAGGCAGGGCCTTACCATTTTGGTGTAGAGAGCCCGGATGGAAGGGCTGGTTGCCAGCAGCTCTGCgatctcccctttcttctcctctaGGTTAAACTGAGAGAGCCAGGTCTCAAGGAGCTCAGCAGGACCTGTACAGGACAGGCAGAGAGATAACAGTCCTCAACACAAACATGGCAGGAGCAGTTTTGGGAAGTTTAATCAAAAAGATACTACAGACTAGGCCAGCAGGGGTGAGCAAGGGgcaaaggaggagggagaggtgggtCTCTGAGCCCACCCCACGTCATGGGTCCTCTGCCAGCATAAGGCCACGTAGCACCAGCTGCAGTGGCGGTTTGAAGTGGCCCAGCAAATTCTCAGTCTAAGTCAGTCCCCGAGGCAAGAGACTGATTTGCTCTTCATAAACGGTGATCCCATCTATAGGCAAGCCAGCAGACCCGCTGGCAGAAGGCTCTGGGCAATTCAGGACAACCCACAGACCCCACGCAAGGGCCAGCTTGGCTCAGCAGCACCACTGAGCGCCCCCCGTACCATCAGGTTCGTTGCAGTAGGTGGCTGGGTCTGACTGAAGGCTGTAGAGGCGAGCCTGGAGGAGAAAATACACAGGGCAGAGCTGTCAgtggaggggcagcagcagcagagcccccaGAGGACAGGGCTCGGGACCCCACATCCCGGAGGGAAGCTCTGGGAACGGGGCACTCACCTTGGCGCTGTCATAGGGCTCTGTGGTACCTGTGGGTGTTGCCATCAGCGTTATGACATCGCAGTCAATGGTCTTATCCGGCGAGGGAGCAAACGTGTCCGAGATGACACCCAGGAAGTCAGAAAGTCCTTTCCTCACTTTTTCAGTTGCACCTGATGAACCTTCTGTCCTCttgaagagaaaaagcagcacagggTAAGCaacagtgccagcagcagcaggacgaGTCTATCTTTTCTGGATCGGTTGCTTTAAGGAAGCAGGATGCCTCTGCCTACAAAAAGAGCTAATGA
Protein-coding regions in this window:
- the BSDC1 gene encoding BSD domain-containing protein 1 isoform X1; the protein is MAEGEDAGWWRSWLQQSYQAVKEKSTEALEFMKRDLAEFTQVVQHDTACTIAATASVVKDKLARTEGSSGATEKVRKGLSDFLGVISDTFAPSPDKTIDCDVITLMATPTGTTEPYDSAKARLYSLQSDPATYCNEPDGPAELLETWLSQFNLEEKKGEIAELLATSPSIRALYTKMVPVAVSHSEFWQRYFYKVHRLEQDEARREALKQRAEQSIHQEEPGWEEDEEEFLGMSPLPCANVKFPEAAEKESAPAALEGSYPTAHKGPSEESWAVLPPELAPAEGSPSESSESISLVTQIANPASVPAAQLQTGAQPAGTGDLSQRLLEATSEEQSSLPKPPEPGHLSAPACKSAASSEQPAVTELKEVESKAQGRTETLKEEGPTDLRVFELNSDSGKSTPSNNGKKGSSTDISEDWEKDFDLDMTEEEVQLALSKVEVSGELEDEEWEDWE
- the BSDC1 gene encoding BSD domain-containing protein 1 isoform X2 → MAEGEDAGWWRSWLQQSYQAVKEKARLYSLQSDPATYCNEPDGPAELLETWLSQFNLEEKKGEIAELLATSPSIRALYTKMVPVAVSHSEFWQRYFYKVHRLEQDEARREALKQRAEQSIHQEEPGWEEDEEEFLGMSPLPCANVKFPEAAEKESAPAALEGSYPTAHKGPSEESWAVLPPELAPAEGSPSESSESISLVTQIANPASVPAAQLQTGAQPAGTGDLSQRLLEATSEEQSSLPKPPEPGHLSAPACKSAASSEQPAGRTETLKEEGPTDLRVFELNSDSGKSTPSNNGKKGSSTDISEDWEKDFDLDMTEEEVQLALSKVEVSGELEDEEWEDWE